Below is a genomic region from Isosphaeraceae bacterium EP7.
CCGGAACAGGCCATCGGCCTTCGCCTGGGGCTCGAGCCCGCTGAGGAAAAGGGCAACCGACCAGCGGCGGAAGAGCGACGCGAAGGTCGCGCCGGTGGCGGCCTCGAGATTGTCCATCCCGCGCAGGCTCGAGCCGACGAGCCTGGTCACCAGATCCGGGCCGTGCAAGTCGGCGCACCAGCGGAGAAACAGGTAAGTGCCCCCGCGATTGCCATGGCTGCGCAGCAACTTGGCGGCGAAGTAGTCGGGCACGACCAGCCGGTATCGCTCGGGATTCGACAGGAAGGCGCTGATCCGATAGTCGAGGTTCGACCTGGAGAACCCGTGGAGGTCCTCGGCCAGATGGGCGATCGCCTCGTCGAGCCACGCTTCTTCGTCGGGGCCCGGGCGGCCGTCGATCGGGTGCGCGAGGGCCTTCCGGCAGAAGGTGGCGGCGTGGGTATATTCGTGCGCCACGACGGTGCGCAGGTGGGCCCCCGGCTTCATCGCCGGATTCAGGTACATCATGTCGCATCGATTGCTGAACGGGGCGCCGAGGCCCCGGTCGAAGTCGGCACCCCGGACGAAGCCGTCGAAGCTGTGGCGGCCGCCTCCGAATCTCGACAGCCAGCTGGACATCAGGACCGTGAATCGGCCGTCGCCATCCAGATCGGTCACACGCCCCAGGAGACGGGTCGTGGTGGGCTCGATCGAGTCGTCGAACGTGGCGACCAGGTCGCGCAAGGTGTCCGGATTGATGTTCCTGGAGTCGTCGCGGTCGGCATAGACCTGGATCCGGTGCCCCACCGCCTTCAACTCAGCCTCGATCGCACGGTAATTGCTCGGGCTTGCCGGGTCGCCTTCCCGCACCAGTAGATAGAACCGGCGTGTCGAAGGGGGTGCGTTGACGACCTGCGGGGACGGCTCCGACAGGGCGGTCGGTGGGTTGGGATGCGGAACCACAGCGCCATCATCGGCGATCCGGGCCGGCTTCAGTTCGGCCGCCTTGATTCCGGCCGCCGTCAGTTTGACCGAATAGGGGCCGGGATCAGCGGCCAGGGCCGACACGACGACGAGCACCTTCGACGCCGGGGTCCGCGTCGGGACGTCGATCTCGGCCTTGCCACGATCCACCGCGACCGCGACCGGACGCCCTTCGGTCCAGCTTGGATTGGTCGCGGCCTCGGTCGAACGGCTGAGGCCCATCGCCCCGAGTAGCAGCCATGCCCCGAGTCGCAATCGATATTGGCAACTAGATTTCCGTTGTTTTCGGGCCTCAGATCCCTGCATCGAGGCCCGCCTCCGACCCTGCCAGCCCCGAAGGGCCCGCTTGACGTACCAATGACCCGGCCCGACTCCCATCCCATCGACCTGTTCGGCCGTTCGGCTTGAGTCGACGATGATGGTGCGGGCCGTCGTGCGGACTTGCGAGATCGTTCGGATTGTCGGAATCGGGTGGTGGCGATGGCCTCTCGCCGAGCGTGGGTGTAGTCTGTCAGGGGTGACGATCGGCCGCTGGTATTATCAGGCCAGGCTCATGTGATCGAGGAGCAATCGAGCGATGACCATGCCCGAGCCAGGTGCCGACGAGGCGACCGCAATCCCTGCCCTCCCGCCGACCAGGATGCGTCGTGGATTGATCCTCGCCTCGAAGATCGCGGCGATCACGCTGGTCGTGTGGCTGCTCGCGGCGTACCTGATCTTGCCGGCGATCTGGCGGCATTACGAGCATCAGCCCAAGCTGGCCAATGCCCCCAAGACGACCCTGACTTCGCAGGGAATTCCCGGGGATCCGCTGAACGTGGGGCTCATCGGCCAGGAGGCCGACGTCGTCGGGGCGATGCTGGCCGCGGGGTGGAATCCGGCGGATCCAATCACGCTCGTCAGCAGCCTGAAGATCGCCGGCAGCGTCGTGTTCAGGCGGCCCGACCCACGCGCTCCCGTGAGCAATCTCTTCCTATTCGGCCGGAAGCAGGACCTTGCCTTCGAGAAGGCGGCGGGCACCAGCGCGAGAAAGCGCCATCATGTCCGGTTCTGGAAATCGGTCGACCTCGGGACCCGGGATACGCCGCTTTTCCTCGGCTCGGCCACCTTCGACGTCAGCGTGGGCCTCAGCCACCTGACGGGCGAGGTGACCCACCACATCGCCCCCGACATCGACGCGCAGCGAGACTCCCTGCTCGCCGACCTGACCCGGGCCGGCAAGTTGGCCGAGATCTATCAGGTCACCGGCGTGGGCGCGACCCTCATCGGCCGAAACGGCGGCGGAGACCGCTATTTCACCGATGGCGAGTTGTCGATCGGGGCCCTCGGCGAGGGCCGAGGCGGTGACGGGAAACCGACAATCCTCCCCAATCCGACCGTGGTCGACCTCAAGAACCAACTCTGGGACGCGATCACGCCGCTGCTCAGCACGCCCGAGCCTTGAGACGCCGTGGTTGAGGCATCGACAGGGCTCAGATCGCAGTCTACGATGTTTAACAGGTGCGTGGTGGAACCGGCTCGATGACGCGTCGACCGGGACCGCGATCGGACCCTCTCCCTCCTGCGAGGCCTGGCTCGGCATGAATCTCATCAGGATCGGTCATCCCGCCGCCGGGGCATTCGCCCTGCTGCTGGCCCTGGGGGCGACGTCGGTCGCCGGCGGTGACAAGACGCCGGAGCGGCCCGATTTCACGAGCGAAGTGGCTCCGATCTTCAAAACGTGCCTGCATTGCCACGGCGCGACCGACCCCAAGGGCGAGCTCTCGCTGTCGACCGTCGCGCACCTCATCGAGGGCGAGTACGTCGTCCCGGGCAATCCGGCCGAGAGCCCGCTGATCGAGGCCATCTCGCCGGGCCCCGACGGCAAGCGTCCGAAGATGCCCAAAGGGGAAGATGCACTCTCGGCCGCACAGGTCGAGACGCTCAGGAAATGGGTCGCCTCGGGGGCCGAATGGCCCCAAGGGCTCGTCCTGGAAGAACGCAAGAAGGCCGATCGCAGTTGGTGGTCGCTCCGACCGCTCGTCGACGCCCAGCCCAGGACCGAGGCCGAGCTGCGAGCCCTGACGACCCGCGCATTTCCCCATGGCTGGGGTGAGAACCCGATCGACCGGTTCCTGCTGGCGAAGCTCGACGAGGCAGGGCTGGAGCCCTCGCCGCCGGCCGACAAGGCGACGCTGATCCGCCGGCTCACGTTCGACCTGACCGGCTTGCCGCCGACCCCGGGTGAAGTCCGGGACTTCC
It encodes:
- a CDS encoding LssY C-terminal domain-containing protein, which produces MTMPEPGADEATAIPALPPTRMRRGLILASKIAAITLVVWLLAAYLILPAIWRHYEHQPKLANAPKTTLTSQGIPGDPLNVGLIGQEADVVGAMLAAGWNPADPITLVSSLKIAGSVVFRRPDPRAPVSNLFLFGRKQDLAFEKAAGTSARKRHHVRFWKSVDLGTRDTPLFLGSATFDVSVGLSHLTGEVTHHIAPDIDAQRDSLLADLTRAGKLAEIYQVTGVGATLIGRNGGGDRYFTDGELSIGALGEGRGGDGKPTILPNPTVVDLKNQLWDAITPLLSTPEP